In Micromonospora sp. LH3U1, one genomic interval encodes:
- a CDS encoding HIT family protein, whose translation MADGLERLWTPHRMTYISGEDRPAEGYEKPTGCPFCRGPKLPPEESLVVARGEHVFVVLNLYPYNPGHLLVCPYRHVADYTDLDVPETTELASYTQTAMRVIRKVSNAHGFNLGMNQGGVAGAGIAAHLHQHVVPRWGGDANFMPVIGRTKVLPQLLGDTRDLLARAWPS comes from the coding sequence ATGGCGGACGGCCTGGAGCGGCTCTGGACGCCGCACCGGATGACCTACATCTCCGGCGAGGACCGTCCGGCCGAGGGCTACGAGAAGCCGACCGGCTGCCCCTTCTGCCGGGGGCCCAAGCTGCCGCCGGAGGAGAGCCTGGTGGTGGCCCGTGGTGAGCACGTCTTCGTGGTGCTCAACCTCTACCCGTACAACCCCGGGCACCTGCTGGTCTGCCCCTACCGACACGTCGCCGACTACACCGACCTGGACGTGCCGGAGACCACCGAGCTGGCGTCGTACACCCAGACCGCGATGCGGGTGATCCGCAAGGTGAGCAACGCGCACGGCTTCAACCTGGGCATGAACCAGGGCGGGGTGGCCGGCGCCGGCATCGCCGCACACCTGCACCAGCACGTGGTGCCGCGCTGGGGCGGCGACGCGAACTTCATGCCGGTCATCGGCCGCACCAAGGTCCTGCCGCAGCTGCTCGGCGACACCCGCGACCTGCTCGCCCGCGCCTGGCCGTCCTGA
- a CDS encoding phosphatidylinositol mannoside acyltransferase encodes MNLTELGYVAGWRVVRALPRPLVAAAFQAGADRAHRAGGAGTARLRANLRRVVGPELPEDELDDLVKRGLRSYARYWMEAFRLPALSREQILSGFRLDGAEMLAADVAAGRGAVVALPHAGNWDAAGAWVAATGWPITTVMERLKPEGVYKRFLAFREVLGMEILPTHGGPRPAFDVLLDRVRAGAVVPLLADRDLSARGVEVDFFGGKTRMPAGPALLALHTGAPLYVASLWYESDTACAALAGPLPVPGPEVGPLDQRVRLLTQLIADRLAAGIARHPEDWHMLQRMWLDQRGAGDGTALPSSASGQG; translated from the coding sequence GTGAACCTCACCGAGCTCGGCTACGTCGCCGGCTGGCGGGTGGTCCGGGCGCTACCTCGCCCGCTGGTGGCGGCGGCGTTCCAGGCGGGCGCGGACCGCGCCCACCGCGCCGGCGGCGCGGGTACGGCCCGACTGCGCGCGAACCTGCGCCGGGTGGTCGGCCCGGAGCTGCCCGAGGACGAGCTGGACGATCTCGTCAAGCGCGGGCTCCGCTCGTACGCCCGGTACTGGATGGAGGCGTTCCGCCTGCCCGCGTTGAGTCGAGAGCAGATCCTGTCCGGCTTCCGGCTCGATGGCGCGGAGATGCTCGCCGCCGACGTGGCCGCCGGTCGGGGCGCGGTGGTGGCGCTGCCGCACGCCGGCAACTGGGACGCCGCGGGCGCCTGGGTGGCGGCCACCGGTTGGCCGATCACCACGGTCATGGAGCGGCTCAAGCCGGAGGGCGTGTACAAGCGTTTCCTGGCGTTCCGAGAGGTCCTCGGGATGGAGATTCTGCCGACCCACGGTGGGCCGCGCCCGGCGTTCGACGTGCTGCTGGACCGCGTACGTGCCGGCGCGGTGGTGCCGCTGTTGGCCGACCGGGACCTCTCCGCCCGTGGGGTGGAGGTGGACTTCTTCGGCGGGAAGACCCGGATGCCGGCCGGGCCTGCGCTGCTCGCCCTGCACACCGGTGCGCCCCTCTACGTGGCCTCGTTGTGGTACGAATCGGACACGGCGTGCGCGGCGCTGGCCGGCCCGCTGCCGGTGCCGGGGCCCGAGGTGGGGCCCCTGGACCAGCGGGTCCGATTGCTGACCCAGCTGATCGCCGACCGTCTGGCGGCGGGCATCGCCCGGCATCCGGAAGACTGGCACATGTTGCAGCGGATGTGGCTGGACCAGCGGGGGGCGGGGGACGGCACGGCGCTGCCCTCGTCGGCCTCCGGTCAGGGCTGA
- the thrS gene encoding threonine--tRNA ligase, protein MSAPRTPAVADPVVVAAGTTAADAVAAAGLPANGPKAVVVVRDPSGQLRDLDWAPAEETVVEPVSLDSPDGLNVLRHSTAHVLAQAVQDVFPEAKLGIGPPIENGFYYDFDVDKPFQPDDLSKLEKRMQEIIKSGQRFRRRRFGSLDEARSELADEPFKLELIEVKGEGLDTNEVMEVGGGELTIYDNLDAKEDKVCWSDLCRGPHLPTTRLIGAFKLMRSAAAYWRGSEKNPQLQRVYGTAWPTRDELKAYLKLLEEAARRDHRKLGADLDLFSFPDEIGSGLAVFHPKGGIIRREMEDYSRRRHEEAGYEFVNTPHISKAQLFHTSGHLPYYADTMFPPMQLEGAEYYLKAMNCPMHNLIFRSRGRSYRELPLRMFEFGTVYRYEKSGVVHGLTRVRGLTQDDSHIYCTREQMAGELSTLLSFVLDLLRDYGLDDFYLELSTRDDSPKFIGADEDWAEATEALRTAAATSGLELVPDPGGAAFYGPKISVQARDAIGRTWQMSTIQVDFNQPARFGLEYQAADGTRQQPVMIHRALFGSIERFFGVLTEHYAGAFPAWLAPVQVVGIPIREDHTDYLHGFVAALRAEGIRAQVDAGDDRMQKKIRTAQQQKIPFMVIAGDDDVAAGTVSFRYRDGSQRNGVPIAEAVTHVLDVVSSRTNIGPSAAAE, encoded by the coding sequence GTGTCAGCACCCCGTACCCCCGCCGTGGCCGACCCCGTCGTCGTCGCCGCCGGGACCACGGCGGCCGACGCGGTGGCCGCGGCCGGACTGCCCGCGAACGGCCCCAAGGCGGTCGTGGTGGTCCGCGACCCGTCGGGTCAGCTGCGCGACCTGGACTGGGCGCCGGCTGAGGAGACCGTCGTCGAGCCGGTCAGCCTGGATTCGCCCGACGGGCTCAACGTGCTGCGCCACTCCACCGCGCACGTGCTCGCCCAGGCCGTGCAGGACGTCTTCCCCGAGGCCAAGCTGGGCATCGGCCCGCCGATCGAGAACGGCTTCTACTACGACTTCGACGTCGACAAGCCGTTCCAGCCCGATGACCTCAGCAAGCTCGAGAAGCGCATGCAGGAGATCATCAAGTCCGGGCAGCGGTTCCGCCGCCGCCGCTTCGGCAGCCTCGACGAGGCGCGCTCCGAGCTGGCCGACGAGCCGTTCAAGCTGGAGTTGATCGAGGTCAAGGGCGAGGGCCTGGACACCAACGAGGTGATGGAGGTGGGCGGCGGCGAGCTGACCATCTACGACAACCTCGACGCCAAGGAGGACAAGGTCTGCTGGTCGGACCTGTGCCGGGGCCCACACCTGCCGACCACCCGACTGATCGGCGCGTTCAAGCTGATGCGCTCGGCCGCCGCGTACTGGCGGGGGTCGGAGAAGAACCCGCAACTGCAGCGGGTGTACGGCACCGCGTGGCCGACCCGCGACGAGCTCAAGGCGTACCTGAAGCTGTTGGAGGAGGCCGCCCGGCGCGACCACCGCAAGCTCGGCGCGGACCTCGACCTGTTCAGCTTCCCCGACGAGATCGGCTCCGGCCTGGCGGTCTTCCACCCCAAGGGCGGCATCATCCGCCGGGAGATGGAGGACTACTCGCGGCGCCGGCACGAGGAGGCGGGGTACGAGTTCGTCAACACCCCGCACATCAGCAAGGCGCAGCTCTTCCACACCTCCGGGCACCTGCCGTACTACGCGGACACCATGTTCCCGCCCATGCAGCTGGAGGGCGCGGAATATTACCTCAAGGCCATGAACTGCCCGATGCACAACCTGATCTTCAGGTCGCGCGGGCGGTCGTACCGGGAGCTGCCGCTGCGGATGTTCGAGTTCGGCACGGTCTACCGGTACGAGAAGTCCGGCGTCGTGCACGGCCTGACCCGGGTTCGTGGCCTGACCCAGGACGACTCGCACATCTACTGCACCCGTGAGCAGATGGCCGGCGAGCTGTCCACGCTGCTCAGCTTCGTGCTGGATCTGCTGCGCGACTACGGTCTGGACGACTTCTACCTGGAGCTGTCCACCCGGGACGACTCGCCCAAGTTCATCGGCGCCGACGAGGACTGGGCCGAGGCGACCGAGGCGCTGCGGACCGCCGCCGCGACGTCCGGGCTGGAGCTGGTGCCCGACCCGGGTGGCGCGGCGTTCTACGGGCCGAAGATCTCCGTGCAGGCCCGCGACGCGATCGGCCGGACCTGGCAGATGTCCACCATCCAGGTCGACTTCAACCAGCCGGCGCGGTTCGGGCTGGAGTACCAGGCCGCCGACGGCACCCGGCAGCAGCCCGTGATGATCCACCGGGCGTTGTTCGGGTCGATCGAGCGGTTCTTCGGGGTGCTCACCGAGCACTACGCGGGCGCGTTCCCGGCGTGGCTGGCGCCGGTGCAGGTGGTGGGCATCCCGATCCGCGAGGACCACACCGACTACCTGCACGGCTTCGTCGCGGCGCTGCGGGCCGAGGGGATCCGGGCCCAGGTGGACGCGGGTGACGACCGGATGCAGAAGAAGATCCGGACCGCACAGCAGCAGAAGATCCCGTTCATGGTCATCGCCGGTGACGACGACGTGGCGGCCGGCACGGTCTCCTTCCGCTACCGCGACGGCTCCCAGCGCAACGGGGTGCCGATCGCCGAGGCGGTGACCCACGTCCTGGACGTGGTCAGCTCGCGAACCAACATCGGCCCCTCGGCCGCCGCGGAGTAG
- a CDS encoding elongation factor G-like protein EF-G2 has protein sequence MAQKNQEKGSTGGTPVMTEPERVRNVVLVGHSGAGKTTLVEALLAATGTIGRAGTVVDGTTVGDHDPAAVRQQRSVSLSCAPLLHNGIKVNLLDTPGYADFVGELRAGLRAADAALFVVSAAGGMDAATVALWEECAAVDMPRAVAVARLDQPRADVDEAVALCQRLFGDNVMPLYLPLLGDDGVSTDGLLGLITRRVFDYTAGLPADVRDPDPEHQRAIDESRDELIEGIIAESEDETLMDRYLDGEEISTEVLIDDLEKAVARGHFYPVVPVCAQTGVGLDVLLEVLTAAFPSPLEHELPAVTGVDGSPRPPLTCDPDGPLVAEVVKTTVDRHVGRVSLVRVFSGTLRPDQIVHVSGHGMAERGHPDHDADERVGHIYTPLGATLREVQLCVAGDICAITKSGSAETGDTISAKGDPLLIAPWEMPEPLLPVAIVAHSRADEDALARNLARLVAGDPTLRLERNPETHQLVLWCMGEAHADVVLDRLRAGGVEVDTEPVKVSLRETLTVPTTGHGRHVKQSGGHGQYAVCDIEVEPLPPGSGFEFVDRVVGGAVPHNYIPSVEKGVRAQLERGLVVGHPVVDLRVTLVDGKAHSVDSSDAAFQTAGALALRDAADRGQPALLEPIDEVTIRVPDGSVGTVLGDLSGRRGRVLGTEPDPQAEGRSLVHAEVPATELLRYAVELRSMTAGTGTFRRHFVRHDPMPAHLADQIRKEHTP, from the coding sequence ATGGCGCAAAAAAATCAGGAGAAGGGTTCCACCGGCGGCACGCCGGTGATGACCGAGCCCGAGCGGGTTCGCAACGTGGTGCTCGTCGGGCACTCCGGGGCGGGCAAGACGACCCTGGTCGAGGCGCTACTCGCGGCCACCGGCACGATCGGCCGGGCCGGCACCGTGGTCGACGGCACCACGGTCGGCGACCACGACCCCGCGGCCGTACGGCAACAGCGCTCGGTCAGCCTGTCCTGCGCGCCGCTGCTGCACAACGGCATCAAGGTCAACCTGCTGGACACCCCCGGGTACGCCGACTTCGTCGGCGAGCTGCGCGCCGGGCTGCGGGCCGCCGACGCCGCGCTCTTCGTCGTCTCCGCGGCGGGTGGCATGGACGCCGCCACCGTCGCGCTGTGGGAGGAGTGCGCGGCCGTCGACATGCCCCGCGCGGTCGCGGTGGCCCGACTGGACCAGCCCCGCGCCGACGTCGACGAGGCGGTGGCGCTCTGCCAGCGCCTCTTCGGCGACAACGTGATGCCCCTCTACCTGCCTCTGCTCGGCGACGACGGTGTGTCCACCGACGGCCTGCTCGGCCTGATCACCCGCCGGGTCTTCGACTACACCGCCGGGCTCCCGGCCGACGTCCGCGACCCGGACCCGGAGCACCAGCGGGCCATCGACGAGTCCCGCGACGAGCTGATCGAGGGGATCATCGCCGAGAGCGAGGACGAGACCCTCATGGACCGCTACCTCGACGGCGAGGAGATCAGCACCGAGGTGCTCATCGACGACCTGGAGAAGGCCGTCGCCCGGGGCCACTTCTACCCGGTGGTGCCGGTCTGCGCCCAGACCGGTGTCGGGCTGGACGTGCTGCTGGAGGTGCTGACCGCCGCGTTCCCGTCGCCGCTGGAGCACGAGTTGCCGGCCGTGACGGGCGTGGACGGCTCACCGCGTCCGCCGCTGACCTGCGACCCGGACGGACCGTTGGTCGCCGAGGTCGTCAAGACCACCGTCGACCGCCACGTCGGGCGGGTGTCGCTGGTCCGGGTCTTCTCCGGCACGCTGCGCCCCGACCAGATCGTGCACGTCTCCGGGCACGGCATGGCCGAACGCGGGCACCCCGACCACGACGCCGACGAGCGGGTCGGGCACATCTACACCCCGCTGGGCGCCACTTTGCGCGAGGTGCAGCTCTGCGTGGCCGGCGACATCTGTGCGATCACCAAGTCGGGCAGCGCCGAGACCGGCGACACCATCTCCGCCAAGGGCGACCCGCTGCTGATCGCACCCTGGGAGATGCCGGAGCCGCTGCTGCCGGTGGCCATCGTCGCCCACAGCCGCGCCGACGAGGACGCACTGGCCCGCAACCTCGCCCGTCTGGTCGCCGGCGACCCCACGCTGCGGCTGGAGCGCAACCCGGAGACCCACCAGCTGGTGCTCTGGTGCATGGGCGAGGCACACGCGGACGTGGTGCTCGACCGGCTCCGCGCCGGTGGTGTCGAGGTGGACACCGAGCCGGTCAAGGTGTCGCTGCGCGAGACGCTGACCGTGCCCACGACGGGGCACGGCCGGCACGTCAAGCAGTCCGGGGGCCACGGCCAGTACGCGGTCTGCGACATCGAGGTCGAGCCCCTGCCTCCGGGCAGTGGCTTCGAGTTCGTCGACCGGGTCGTCGGCGGCGCGGTGCCGCACAACTACATCCCGTCGGTGGAGAAGGGCGTCCGTGCCCAACTCGAGCGCGGTCTGGTCGTCGGCCACCCGGTGGTGGACCTGCGGGTGACCCTGGTCGACGGGAAGGCGCACAGCGTCGACTCGTCCGACGCGGCCTTCCAGACCGCCGGCGCGTTGGCCCTGCGCGACGCCGCCGACCGGGGCCAGCCGGCGCTGCTGGAGCCCATCGACGAGGTCACCATCCGGGTGCCGGACGGCTCGGTGGGCACGGTGCTGGGCGATCTGTCCGGCCGACGCGGCCGAGTGCTCGGGACCGAACCGGACCCGCAGGCCGAGGGCCGCAGCCTGGTGCACGCCGAGGTGCCGGCCACCGAGTTGCTCCGCTACGCCGTCGAGCTGCGCTCGATGACGGCTGGCACCGGCACCTTCCGCCGCCACTTCGTCCGCCACGACCCCATGCCCGCCCACCTGGCCGACCAGATCCGCAAAGAACACACCCCCTGA
- a CDS encoding aldo/keto reductase produces MAVTTRTLGRSGIEVSALGMGCWAIGGPWAEGTQPLGWGAVDDDESVRAVRRALEEGITLFDTADTYGAGHGERVLGRALAGRRDEAVIATKWGYTFDEESRQATGEDASPAYLRRAVTDSLRRLDTDRIDLYQLHLADLSVPRAQALVGTCEDLVAEGLIRAYGWSTDRPDRATAFGHAAAGATAVQHTLSVLRDAPELLAVCDKYDLASVNQGPLGMGLLTGKYSAGSTLPRDDVRGLAPGWLEWFRGGRPAPEWLRRVGAVRAALTADGRTLAQGALGWIWARSGRTIPIPGCRTVAQVEENAAALHWGPLPADQFVEVERQLAALRTAALRDADRPHWPRPTHPTTHP; encoded by the coding sequence ATGGCAGTCACGACACGGACTTTGGGGCGCAGCGGCATCGAAGTCAGCGCCCTCGGCATGGGGTGCTGGGCGATCGGCGGGCCCTGGGCGGAGGGCACCCAGCCGCTGGGCTGGGGCGCGGTCGACGACGACGAGTCGGTGCGCGCGGTACGCCGCGCGCTCGAGGAGGGCATCACCCTCTTCGACACCGCCGACACGTACGGCGCCGGGCACGGGGAGCGGGTGCTCGGCCGGGCGCTCGCCGGTCGCCGCGACGAGGCCGTGATCGCCACCAAGTGGGGCTACACGTTCGACGAGGAGAGCCGACAGGCCACCGGGGAGGACGCGTCGCCCGCGTACCTGCGACGGGCCGTGACCGACTCGCTACGCCGGCTGGACACCGACCGGATCGACCTCTACCAGCTGCACCTGGCCGACCTGTCGGTGCCGCGGGCGCAGGCGCTGGTCGGCACCTGCGAAGACCTGGTCGCCGAGGGCCTCATCCGGGCGTACGGGTGGAGCACCGACCGCCCCGACCGGGCCACCGCGTTCGGGCACGCCGCCGCCGGTGCCACCGCCGTGCAGCACACCCTGTCGGTGCTGCGCGACGCCCCCGAGCTGCTCGCGGTCTGCGACAAGTACGACCTGGCGAGCGTCAACCAGGGCCCGCTGGGAATGGGGCTGCTCACCGGCAAGTACTCGGCCGGATCGACACTGCCCCGCGACGACGTACGTGGGTTGGCCCCGGGCTGGTTGGAGTGGTTCCGTGGTGGCCGGCCGGCACCGGAGTGGCTGCGCCGGGTCGGCGCGGTCCGCGCCGCGCTCACCGCCGACGGGCGCACCCTCGCCCAGGGGGCGCTGGGCTGGATCTGGGCGCGCAGCGGTCGCACCATCCCGATTCCGGGCTGCCGTACGGTCGCCCAGGTCGAGGAGAACGCCGCGGCGCTGCACTGGGGCCCTTTGCCGGCGGACCAGTTCGTTGAGGTGGAACGGCAGCTGGCTGCCCTGCGCACCGCCGCTCTCCGCGACGCCGACCGCCCCCACTGGCCACGCCCCACCCACCCCACAACCCACCCCTGA
- a CDS encoding D-Ala-D-Ala carboxypeptidase family metallohydrolase, producing the protein MIQRLGRILAALALTAATTVAGVTLTAGAAQADGCYTWGRALAQGMSGEDVRQLQIRVAGYPGYGAVLTIDGAFGPATRSAVIRFQQAYGMSADGVAGAQTFNRLYALQDDDCTPVNFSYAELNNCNSTWSGGAVAASTARFNALVSMWKLQALRHALGDVNIAISSSFRSYACNSAVGGASNSRHLYGDGVDLVGSPSFCRLAQQARNHGFGQILGPGYPDHNDHTHVAAVGGWSAPNCGI; encoded by the coding sequence ATGATCCAACGGCTCGGCAGAATCCTCGCGGCGCTCGCACTGACCGCCGCCACCACAGTGGCCGGCGTCACCCTCACCGCCGGCGCAGCACAGGCCGACGGCTGCTACACCTGGGGTCGCGCCCTGGCCCAGGGGATGTCCGGCGAAGACGTCCGGCAACTCCAGATCCGGGTCGCCGGCTACCCCGGCTACGGCGCCGTTCTCACCATCGACGGCGCGTTCGGCCCGGCCACCAGGTCCGCGGTCATCCGCTTCCAGCAGGCGTACGGGATGTCGGCGGACGGCGTCGCCGGCGCGCAGACCTTCAACCGGCTCTACGCCCTCCAGGACGACGACTGCACCCCGGTCAACTTCAGCTATGCCGAGCTGAACAACTGCAACAGCACCTGGTCCGGCGGCGCGGTCGCGGCGAGCACCGCGCGGTTCAACGCGCTCGTCTCGATGTGGAAGCTCCAGGCCCTGCGGCACGCCCTCGGCGACGTGAACATCGCGATCAGCAGCAGCTTCCGCAGCTACGCCTGCAACAGCGCAGTCGGCGGGGCGTCGAACAGCCGGCACCTGTACGGCGACGGGGTGGACCTGGTCGGGTCACCGTCGTTCTGCCGGCTGGCCCAGCAGGCCCGCAACCACGGCTTCGGGCAGATCCTCGGCCCCGGTTACCCGGACCACAACGACCACACCCATGTGGCGGCGGTGGGCGGTTGGTCCGCGCCGAACTGCGGCATCTGA
- a CDS encoding glycosyltransferase family 4 protein: MRIGIVCPYSFDVPGGVQNHVMDLAEALIVLGHEVSVLAPADEDSPVPEYVVSAGRAVPLPYNGSVARIAFGPVSTARVRRWITNGDFDVLHVHEPLTLSLSLLAVLSARGPVVATFHTAMTRSRVLAAAQGVLQIVLERITARIAVSALARKVQVEHMDGGAVEVPNGVAVVKFADAEPLPGWPGECAPGTGGTLGFLGRFTEARKGFPVLRDAFVALSATRPGLRLLVAGPGDPDDLYDQFPAELHERVTFLGLVTEPDKARMLRSVHLYVAPNTGGESFGMILTEALAAGTTVVASDLDAFRRVLDGGRAGRLFPTGDPVGLRDAVTELLDDPAGRATLSACGDQVVANFDWPVVARRVVEVYAAAIEATDGRVIDQEWVGLG, translated from the coding sequence ATGCGGATCGGCATCGTGTGCCCGTACTCCTTCGACGTCCCCGGTGGGGTGCAGAACCACGTCATGGACCTCGCCGAGGCGCTGATCGTGCTCGGCCACGAGGTCAGCGTGCTCGCCCCGGCTGACGAGGACTCGCCGGTGCCGGAGTACGTGGTGTCCGCCGGTCGTGCCGTGCCGCTGCCGTACAACGGTTCGGTGGCCCGGATCGCGTTCGGCCCGGTCTCGACCGCCCGGGTCCGGCGGTGGATCACCAACGGCGACTTCGACGTGCTGCACGTGCACGAGCCGCTCACGCTCAGCCTGTCGCTGCTGGCCGTGCTCTCCGCCCGCGGCCCGGTGGTGGCCACGTTCCACACCGCGATGACCCGTTCGCGGGTGCTGGCGGCCGCGCAGGGTGTGCTCCAGATCGTGTTGGAGCGGATCACCGCCCGGATCGCGGTCAGCGCGCTGGCCCGCAAGGTGCAGGTCGAGCACATGGACGGCGGCGCGGTGGAGGTCCCCAACGGGGTGGCGGTCGTCAAGTTCGCCGACGCCGAGCCGTTGCCGGGCTGGCCGGGGGAGTGCGCCCCGGGCACCGGCGGCACGCTGGGCTTCCTGGGCCGGTTCACCGAGGCGCGCAAGGGCTTCCCGGTGCTGCGCGACGCGTTCGTGGCGTTGTCCGCCACCCGGCCCGGGCTGCGGTTGCTCGTCGCCGGCCCGGGTGACCCCGACGACCTGTACGACCAGTTCCCTGCCGAGTTGCATGAGCGGGTCACGTTCCTCGGCCTGGTCACCGAACCGGACAAGGCGCGGATGCTGCGCAGTGTGCACCTCTACGTGGCACCGAACACCGGCGGCGAGTCGTTCGGCATGATCCTCACCGAGGCGCTGGCGGCGGGGACCACCGTGGTCGCCAGCGATCTGGACGCGTTCCGGCGGGTGCTCGACGGTGGGCGCGCCGGTCGGCTCTTCCCCACCGGTGACCCGGTGGGGCTGCGCGACGCGGTGACCGAGCTGTTGGACGACCCGGCCGGGCGGGCCACGCTGAGCGCCTGCGGCGATCAGGTGGTGGCGAATTTCGACTGGCCGGTGGTTGCTCGCCGTGTGGTGGAGGTATACGCAGCGGCGATCGAGGCAACCGACGGGCGGGTCATCGACCAGGAATGGGTGGGGCTGGGCTGA
- the pdxS gene encoding pyridoxal 5'-phosphate synthase lyase subunit PdxS, with amino-acid sequence MPENTASNTGTAPVVGTARVKRGMAEMLKGGVIMDVVNAEQAKIAEDAGAVAVMALERVPADIRAQGGVSRMSDPDMIDGIIEAVSIPVMAKARIGHFVEARILQSLGVDYVDESEVLTPADYANHIDKWAFTVPFVCGATNLGEALRRITEGAAMIRSKGEAGTGDVSNATTHMRKIRQEIRRLSSLPTDELFVAAKELQAPYELVKEVAESGKLPVVLFTAGGIATPADAAMMMQLGAEGVFVGSGIFKAGNPAQRAAAIVKATTFHDDPDVLAKVSRGLGEAMVGINVDEIPQPHRLAERGW; translated from the coding sequence GTGCCTGAAAACACCGCCTCGAACACCGGTACCGCCCCCGTCGTCGGCACCGCCCGCGTGAAGCGTGGCATGGCCGAGATGCTCAAGGGTGGCGTGATCATGGATGTGGTCAACGCCGAGCAGGCCAAGATCGCTGAGGACGCCGGCGCCGTCGCGGTGATGGCCCTGGAGCGGGTGCCCGCCGACATCCGTGCGCAGGGCGGCGTGTCCCGGATGAGCGACCCCGACATGATCGACGGGATCATCGAGGCGGTCTCCATCCCGGTGATGGCCAAGGCCCGCATCGGCCACTTCGTGGAGGCGCGGATCCTCCAGTCGCTCGGGGTGGACTACGTCGACGAGTCCGAGGTGCTGACCCCGGCCGACTACGCGAACCACATCGACAAGTGGGCCTTCACGGTGCCCTTCGTGTGTGGCGCGACCAACCTGGGTGAGGCGCTGCGCCGGATCACCGAGGGTGCTGCCATGATCCGCTCCAAGGGGGAGGCGGGCACCGGTGACGTCTCCAACGCCACCACCCACATGCGCAAGATCCGCCAGGAGATCCGTCGGCTGTCCTCGCTGCCGACCGACGAGCTGTTCGTCGCGGCCAAGGAGCTGCAGGCCCCGTACGAGCTGGTCAAGGAGGTCGCCGAGAGCGGCAAGCTGCCGGTGGTGCTGTTCACCGCCGGCGGGATCGCCACCCCGGCCGACGCGGCGATGATGATGCAGCTCGGCGCCGAGGGTGTCTTCGTCGGCTCCGGCATCTTCAAGGCGGGCAACCCGGCTCAGCGGGCCGCCGCGATCGTCAAGGCCACCACCTTCCACGACGACCCGGACGTGCTGGCGAAGGTCTCCCGCGGTCTCGGCGAGGCCATGGTCGGCATCAACGTCGACGAGATCCCGCAGCCGCACCGCCTGGCCGAGCGCGGCTGGTGA
- the pgsA gene encoding phosphatidylinositol phosphate synthase, which yields MAKIFQVSARAGMTRVVEPIARALLRAGVTPNAVTVAGTVGVLVGALGFGARGHLVAGALIVTLFALTDLLDGTMARMSGGSTKFGAFLDSSMDRVADSAVFGAVAYWLATQGNHSGVAAALVCLAAGGLVSYVKARAEGLGMTCNVGIAERTERLLIVGVGGILTGLHVKPALEIALWLLAAVSIFTVGQRMTHVYRQAQQLQPDGQA from the coding sequence ATGGCGAAGATCTTCCAAGTGTCGGCCCGCGCGGGGATGACCCGCGTCGTCGAGCCGATTGCCCGCGCCCTTCTGCGCGCGGGCGTTACTCCCAATGCCGTCACCGTTGCGGGCACCGTTGGTGTGCTCGTCGGCGCGCTCGGCTTCGGTGCTCGCGGCCACCTGGTCGCGGGCGCGTTGATCGTTACCCTGTTCGCGCTCACCGACCTGCTCGACGGGACGATGGCCCGGATGAGCGGTGGCTCCACCAAGTTCGGGGCGTTCCTCGACTCAAGCATGGACCGGGTCGCCGACAGCGCCGTCTTCGGTGCGGTCGCGTACTGGCTGGCCACGCAGGGCAACCACTCCGGGGTGGCTGCCGCGTTGGTCTGCCTGGCCGCCGGCGGTCTGGTCTCCTACGTGAAGGCTCGCGCCGAAGGGCTCGGCATGACCTGCAACGTGGGCATCGCGGAGCGCACCGAGCGGCTGCTGATCGTCGGGGTCGGTGGGATCCTCACCGGCCTGCACGTGAAGCCGGCGCTGGAGATCGCGCTGTGGCTGCTCGCCGCAGTGTCGATCTTCACGGTGGGGCAGCGGATGACGCACGTCTACCGCCAGGCCCAGCAGCTCCAGCCGGACGGCCAGGCGTGA